One Nitrospina watsonii DNA segment encodes these proteins:
- the rlmN gene encoding 23S rRNA (adenine(2503)-C(2))-methyltransferase RlmN: MDNLIGYPERKLKKILEEWGEKPYRAHQIFTWIYHYRNYRFAGMTNLSKVLRQKLEENFCIALPRIILRTPSRDGSVKYLFALEDGAEVEAIWMPETDRTTLCLSTQVGCRLACSFCLTASMGLKRQLTPAEIIGQYIAVNEDHSEAEQISNIVFMGMGEPLDNYDAVCEALRLMVSPEALRISTRKITLSTSGLVDRIERFKGENLHVNLAISLNATDNATRDQIMPINRKYPIEVLLECLRTYPLKPSRRLTFEYVMLKGINDTDEDARRLVKLLHGIPAKVNLIPFNAYQGAPYQPPSQERIKAFQDYLLDRHFSVFVRKNRGTDILGACGQLAVQTA; encoded by the coding sequence ATGGACAATTTGATTGGGTACCCGGAACGAAAATTAAAGAAAATCCTTGAAGAATGGGGAGAAAAACCCTACCGGGCCCACCAGATATTCACTTGGATTTACCACTACCGAAATTACCGCTTTGCAGGTATGACCAATCTTTCCAAAGTGTTAAGGCAAAAACTGGAAGAAAATTTTTGCATCGCCCTGCCCCGCATAATTTTGCGCACGCCGTCGCGCGATGGATCGGTCAAATACCTGTTCGCCTTGGAGGACGGCGCCGAGGTCGAGGCCATCTGGATGCCGGAGACCGACCGCACGACCTTGTGCCTGTCCACGCAGGTGGGATGCCGCCTGGCCTGCTCGTTTTGCCTGACGGCGAGCATGGGATTGAAACGGCAACTCACGCCTGCGGAAATCATCGGTCAATACATTGCAGTCAATGAGGACCACAGCGAGGCGGAGCAGATTTCCAACATCGTATTCATGGGCATGGGCGAGCCTCTGGACAATTACGACGCCGTGTGCGAAGCCTTGCGCCTGATGGTCTCACCGGAAGCGCTGCGTATTTCGACGCGCAAGATCACGCTGTCCACGTCCGGCCTGGTGGACCGCATTGAGCGTTTCAAAGGTGAAAACCTGCACGTCAACCTGGCGATCTCACTGAATGCTACGGACAACGCCACCCGCGACCAGATCATGCCCATCAACCGCAAGTATCCGATCGAGGTGCTGCTGGAATGCCTCCGCACCTATCCTTTAAAGCCTTCGCGGCGGCTGACCTTTGAGTACGTGATGCTGAAAGGCATCAATGACACGGATGAGGATGCACGGCGGCTGGTGAAACTGCTGCACGGCATTCCAGCCAAGGTCAATCTGATTCCCTTCAACGCCTACCAGGGCGCACCCTATCAGCCGCCTTCCCAAGAGCGCATCAAAGCGTTTCAAGACTATCTGCTGGACCGGCATTTTTCCGTCTTTGTCCGCAAAAACCGGGGGACGGACATCCTCGGCGCCTGCGGCCAACTGGCCGTCCAAACGGCCTGA
- a CDS encoding BolA family protein: MDETAQLIEDILKETLQAVYVEIIDESYLHRGHKAAGGGGHYAVIVVSEQFAGVNPLDRRRLVYGALDEQINGQPKRIHAIQIKTFTPAQWEEAGNTV; encoded by the coding sequence ATGGATGAAACAGCGCAGTTGATCGAGGACATATTGAAGGAAACATTGCAGGCCGTCTATGTGGAGATCATCGATGAAAGTTACCTGCACCGTGGACACAAGGCGGCGGGGGGCGGCGGGCATTATGCGGTGATTGTGGTTTCCGAGCAGTTTGCAGGCGTGAACCCGCTGGACCGGCGACGGCTGGTGTACGGCGCACTGGACGAGCAGATCAACGGCCAGCCCAAACGCATTCACGCCATCCAGATCAAAACCTTCACGCCTGCCCAATGGGAAGAAGCCGGGAATACCGTGTGA
- a CDS encoding Lcl C-terminal domain-containing protein produces MGDTDRFIDNGDGTVTDRKTGLMWKKTDTMIDLKKWVNYQDSADYVRELREQGFAGFDDWRLPTQDEAQTLYDESLSLTDKFGKTVHISDRFEPGCGFSMIIKLVDGRLRTSVFNIREGTLDYPDGLWTLSEAARAVRIHTSPGD; encoded by the coding sequence ATGGGTGACACGGACCGGTTTATAGACAATGGAGACGGCACGGTGACAGACCGGAAAACCGGCCTGATGTGGAAGAAGACGGACACCATGATCGATCTCAAAAAATGGGTCAACTACCAGGACAGCGCCGACTACGTTCGCGAGCTCCGCGAACAGGGGTTTGCAGGGTTCGATGACTGGCGGTTGCCGACGCAGGACGAGGCACAGACCTTGTACGACGAGTCGTTGTCGCTCACTGATAAATTCGGCAAGACAGTGCATATCAGCGACCGGTTTGAACCCGGTTGCGGTTTTTCCATGATCATCAAACTCGTGGATGGACGGTTGCGTACCAGCGTGTTCAATATCCGTGAAGGCACTCTGGACTATCCAGACGGACTGTGGACCTTGTCCGAGGCGGCCCGTGCGGTCCGCATTCATACATCCCCCGGCGATTGA
- a CDS encoding cytochrome ubiquinol oxidase subunit I: MDSFPDLRNALTPTSAYAQEEEAIMDEDMADEGGDVEFADEGGGEFADEGGGEFATEGGDDEFAGEFGPESFLEERFEDQFGEEEAGEEEAEEEEDLSYLTDIGPAKEIQNESFSFPGFGNRKATWFAAQLHILFASFILGCPMFVVIMEVMGSRRTQGVRKAIILSNVFLGVLIGVTFGIIGEIIVGIHHGVLYGLWACAFGALVVSFLNYFHRLLNMKVSCLVGGVVGGAIAFMLVPGAHPAIDNILLAFLNGVVGGMLSNYIMFAEADFKFERLAHEITKVIGFCYSFTALTGGLFLFVMLVAYKDFITYLVNAYPILFMIGYPTLFILETIVMYVYVYSWDPLNKANKKGRHIVTGIILNVLGLSLLCALDGPATFMQTPPKPFDALFTSMNEWDRIATATWMPLNYHRLVGNGTFGGFMVGIIAAYMYLWSRDPKEKEYYDWVGYMGNAIGVMIMIPLPAMGYIFVREIYQYDATIGMYIMSDRESMFMLVQGLLIGTMFSASNVYMWVSMKRIDNAHRFFPAMKLGFVLIVIAATIWFTPRRFFATMLPEPGMNPDMVLPDELAFLALMVSKNAAAFALVTVTLINYIFYTIATRTGKIHWGKINPLGPYILIFMGFTDIWLMSWMGVIRELSRMNWHIYKVFKDVTPEKFAPTLAESGLFVTGIVWTFFIIMTAIIWLGLKYPKSKKTKAQAEEALPSPSLAE, translated from the coding sequence TTGGATTCGTTTCCTGACCTCCGGAATGCCCTGACCCCCACCTCCGCGTACGCTCAGGAAGAAGAAGCGATCATGGATGAAGACATGGCCGACGAAGGCGGTGATGTCGAATTTGCTGACGAAGGCGGCGGTGAATTTGCCGACGAAGGTGGCGGAGAATTCGCGACCGAAGGGGGTGACGACGAGTTTGCCGGAGAGTTCGGCCCGGAAAGTTTCCTGGAAGAACGGTTTGAAGACCAGTTTGGCGAAGAAGAGGCCGGCGAGGAAGAAGCCGAGGAGGAAGAAGACCTCTCTTACCTGACGGACATCGGCCCGGCCAAGGAAATCCAGAACGAATCGTTTTCCTTTCCCGGCTTCGGCAACCGCAAAGCCACCTGGTTTGCCGCCCAGTTGCACATTCTGTTTGCCTCGTTCATTCTTGGCTGCCCCATGTTCGTCGTCATCATGGAGGTCATGGGCTCCCGGCGAACCCAGGGCGTGCGCAAGGCAATCATCCTCTCCAACGTGTTTTTGGGTGTTCTCATCGGCGTCACCTTCGGCATCATTGGTGAGATCATCGTCGGCATCCACCACGGTGTGCTGTATGGACTGTGGGCCTGCGCATTCGGCGCACTGGTGGTCAGTTTCCTGAACTATTTCCACCGCTTGCTCAATATGAAGGTGTCCTGTCTGGTCGGCGGTGTGGTCGGCGGCGCCATCGCCTTCATGCTCGTGCCAGGAGCGCACCCTGCCATCGACAACATCCTGCTGGCGTTTCTCAACGGCGTCGTGGGCGGCATGCTTTCCAATTACATCATGTTCGCCGAGGCGGATTTCAAATTCGAGCGGCTGGCCCACGAGATCACCAAAGTCATCGGGTTTTGTTACAGCTTCACCGCTCTGACCGGCGGCCTGTTCCTGTTCGTCATGCTGGTCGCCTATAAAGACTTCATCACCTATCTGGTCAATGCCTACCCGATCCTGTTCATGATCGGTTACCCGACCCTGTTCATTCTGGAAACCATCGTCATGTACGTGTACGTGTACTCGTGGGATCCGCTCAACAAGGCCAACAAGAAGGGACGGCACATTGTCACCGGCATCATTTTGAACGTGCTGGGCCTGTCCCTCCTGTGCGCGTTGGATGGACCGGCCACCTTCATGCAGACGCCGCCCAAGCCGTTCGACGCGCTGTTCACGAGCATGAACGAATGGGATCGCATCGCCACCGCCACGTGGATGCCGCTCAATTACCACCGCCTGGTGGGCAACGGCACCTTCGGCGGCTTCATGGTTGGCATCATTGCCGCTTACATGTATCTGTGGTCGCGCGATCCGAAAGAAAAAGAGTATTACGACTGGGTCGGCTACATGGGCAACGCCATCGGCGTGATGATCATGATCCCCCTGCCGGCCATGGGTTACATCTTCGTCCGCGAAATTTATCAGTACGACGCGACCATCGGCATGTACATCATGTCCGATCGCGAATCCATGTTCATGCTGGTGCAGGGACTGTTGATCGGCACCATGTTCAGCGCCAGCAACGTCTATATGTGGGTGAGTATGAAGCGCATTGACAATGCGCATCGGTTCTTTCCGGCGATGAAGCTGGGGTTTGTGCTGATCGTCATTGCCGCGACCATCTGGTTCACCCCGAGGCGGTTCTTCGCCACCATGCTTCCGGAACCGGGCATGAATCCGGACATGGTGCTGCCGGACGAACTGGCCTTCCTGGCGCTCATGGTGTCCAAGAATGCGGCCGCCTTTGCGCTGGTGACGGTGACCTTGATCAACTACATCTTCTACACCATCGCCACGCGCACGGGGAAAATCCACTGGGGCAAGATCAACCCCCTGGGGCCGTACATCCTGATCTTCATGGGTTTCACCGACATCTGGCTGATGAGTTGGATGGGCGTCATCCGCGAATTGTCGCGCATGAACTGGCATATCTACAAAGTGTTCAAGGATGTCACACCGGAAAAATTTGCTCCCACGCTGGCGGAATCCGGTTTGTTCGTAACAGGAATCGTCTGGACCTTCTTTATCATCATGACGGCCATCATTTGGCTGGGTCTCAAGTATCCGAAATCGAAAAAGACCAAGGCTCAGGCAGAAGAGGCATTGCCCTCTCCGTCTCTGGCCGAGTGA
- a CDS encoding cytochrome c, giving the protein MNKLLKFLTPPIGAAIFGYGVGLFYDLKPLFVGGSLAFVTLLYCILLTRNPSKPQEKGIFKNVMMKLPVVIVLSVIVWFAAGHFGFPIWWQIEFVAFTFVGLIFFVVLDLKTMQPEKGAARINMRLLGTYGLASVLFITITAQLPQFDPQVEIAKLEKPPVKLSGLAGPEVIAAGRRVFEDNKCFNCHKVFWEGNSDRGPNLGTKQVGLFNEDYLKEQVLDPRIIQSPGFEDPKSIKAMPTYYGDDLSEDELNALVSYLKTMRDPTNVPVEGKLGEQWTWWDDPKIIEEGKVVFEGKEPATEGLNCAVCHGTDGIPIMTGAFDFRNSEGVDSEKFPADERSDKKLKDWPDALWYKRVTQGVPATPMAAWGTMFPHLYLWKAIIYERTFHDPLDQRAAKVAIPPIPTEEEIKRWKDDGLFMDPLL; this is encoded by the coding sequence ATGAATAAGCTGCTCAAATTTCTGACGCCACCCATCGGCGCCGCCATCTTCGGTTATGGCGTCGGCCTGTTCTATGACCTGAAACCCCTGTTCGTGGGCGGATCACTGGCCTTCGTCACCCTGCTCTACTGCATCCTGTTGACGCGGAACCCCAGCAAGCCGCAGGAAAAAGGGATTTTCAAAAACGTGATGATGAAACTGCCGGTGGTGATCGTGCTTTCGGTCATTGTCTGGTTCGCTGCCGGGCACTTTGGGTTTCCCATCTGGTGGCAGATCGAGTTCGTAGCCTTCACGTTTGTCGGTTTGATTTTCTTTGTTGTGCTGGACCTGAAGACCATGCAACCGGAAAAAGGGGCGGCCCGCATCAACATGCGTCTGCTCGGCACCTACGGCCTGGCTTCGGTCCTGTTCATCACCATCACCGCGCAGTTGCCGCAGTTCGACCCACAAGTCGAGATTGCCAAGCTCGAAAAACCGCCGGTCAAACTGAGCGGCCTTGCCGGGCCTGAGGTCATCGCCGCCGGACGGCGCGTGTTTGAAGACAACAAGTGTTTCAACTGCCACAAGGTATTCTGGGAAGGCAACTCCGACCGCGGTCCCAATCTGGGTACGAAACAGGTCGGCTTGTTCAACGAGGATTACCTGAAGGAACAGGTCCTGGACCCGCGGATAATTCAGTCTCCGGGTTTTGAAGACCCCAAATCCATCAAGGCCATGCCCACGTACTACGGCGATGATCTGAGTGAGGATGAATTGAACGCCCTCGTCTCTTACCTGAAAACCATGCGCGATCCCACCAACGTGCCCGTCGAAGGCAAACTGGGTGAGCAATGGACCTGGTGGGACGACCCCAAGATCATCGAAGAAGGCAAAGTCGTTTTTGAAGGCAAAGAGCCGGCTACGGAAGGCCTCAACTGCGCCGTCTGTCACGGCACCGATGGCATTCCCATTATGACCGGAGCCTTTGACTTCCGCAATTCGGAGGGCGTGGACAGCGAAAAGTTCCCGGCGGATGAGCGCAGCGACAAAAAGCTGAAGGACTGGCCCGATGCCTTGTGGTACAAACGCGTCACGCAGGGCGTACCGGCCACGCCGATGGCCGCCTGGGGCACCATGTTCCCGCATCTGTACTTGTGGAAGGCCATCATTTACGAGCGCACGTTCCATGACCCGCTTGACCAGCGTGCCGCGAAAGTAGCCATTCCGCCGATCCCGACGGAAGAAGAGATCAAACGCTGGAAAGACGACGGCTTGTTCATGGATCCGCTGCTTTGA
- the rdgB gene encoding RdgB/HAM1 family non-canonical purine NTP pyrophosphatase, protein MKQHPLWKQLKFVTGNPNKFREAQEILGIEMERRDLAHLHEIQTTDIEELVRHKATEAWEALQAPVLVEDSGLIFEAWNGLPGALVKWFELSVGCAGMLQMLEAFEDRRARAVCMVAVHDGREVIIGKGEVTGTLAHSLRGENGFGWDVIFIPDGHDRTFGEMSVGEKNTISHRRRAFEALRDQF, encoded by the coding sequence ATGAAACAGCACCCGCTTTGGAAGCAATTGAAGTTTGTGACCGGCAACCCGAATAAGTTCCGCGAGGCGCAGGAAATCCTCGGTATCGAAATGGAACGGCGGGACCTGGCTCATTTGCACGAAATCCAGACCACCGACATCGAGGAATTGGTGCGCCACAAAGCCACCGAAGCCTGGGAAGCGTTGCAGGCTCCGGTTCTGGTCGAGGATTCCGGTTTGATATTCGAAGCCTGGAACGGATTGCCCGGCGCCCTGGTCAAGTGGTTCGAATTGAGCGTGGGCTGCGCGGGCATGCTGCAGATGCTGGAGGCGTTCGAGGACCGGCGGGCGCGCGCGGTGTGCATGGTGGCGGTGCACGACGGACGCGAGGTGATCATCGGCAAAGGGGAGGTGACGGGCACCCTCGCCCACAGCCTGCGCGGGGAAAACGGATTCGGTTGGGACGTGATCTTCATCCCTGATGGACACGACCGCACGTTTGGAGAAATGAGCGTCGGTGAGAAAAACACCATCTCGCACCGCCGCCGCGCATTCGAGGCGTTGCGTGACCAGTTCTGA
- a CDS encoding DnaJ domain-containing protein, giving the protein MNATRYVDLPECFQVLNVAEGVSWQEIKKAYYQLAKQYHPDKNPNDTESEDRFKKIAIAFGILERYYRTHPRLRLSRMASPGIEEPVSGRQRQWSGPRQSRSRQYVADEERARGNGNGFHKTRARATEETQIPQQPARPSSIDGQGKPWWSSAYHYLQQLERRFLHLDIEKVVNVEAHTALNGGTVRMRAPGGTFNVRIPAGTQEDLVLRIPEKGERGLLNRNRGDLVLRIQVSPSRVQQGEDFYYQVCVPARDLSLGQVMVLETHEGPIRYALPKDTVTGQTFVLKAQPESGKATLANHIIVVEVVQE; this is encoded by the coding sequence ATGAATGCGACGCGCTATGTGGACTTGCCAGAGTGCTTTCAAGTATTGAATGTAGCGGAAGGTGTTTCCTGGCAGGAAATCAAAAAAGCTTATTACCAGTTGGCAAAGCAGTATCACCCCGATAAAAATCCCAACGACACCGAAAGCGAAGACCGTTTCAAAAAGATCGCCATCGCGTTTGGAATTCTGGAACGGTACTACCGCACCCATCCCCGTTTGCGATTGAGTCGCATGGCCTCGCCTGGCATTGAAGAACCGGTGTCCGGCCGGCAGCGCCAGTGGAGCGGCCCACGCCAATCCCGGTCCCGCCAGTACGTTGCGGATGAAGAGAGAGCGAGGGGTAATGGCAACGGTTTTCACAAAACCAGGGCGCGGGCCACAGAAGAGACGCAAATCCCACAGCAACCCGCACGCCCATCTTCCATTGACGGTCAAGGCAAACCGTGGTGGTCCAGCGCTTACCACTACCTGCAACAGCTCGAACGCCGGTTTCTGCATTTGGATATCGAGAAAGTCGTGAACGTCGAGGCGCACACCGCTCTCAATGGCGGCACCGTGCGGATGCGCGCGCCCGGCGGCACGTTCAATGTCCGTATCCCTGCTGGAACGCAAGAAGATCTCGTCCTCCGTATCCCGGAAAAAGGCGAGCGCGGTCTGCTCAACCGGAATCGCGGCGACCTCGTGCTGCGCATTCAGGTTTCACCTTCCCGCGTTCAGCAGGGAGAGGATTTTTATTATCAGGTCTGCGTCCCCGCCAGGGACCTCTCGCTGGGGCAGGTGATGGTGCTGGAAACGCATGAAGGGCCCATCCGCTACGCCTTGCCGAAGGACACCGTAACCGGGCAGACTTTCGTCCTCAAGGCCCAGCCCGAATCCGGGAAAGCGACTCTCGCCAATCACATCATCGTGGTCGAGGTGGTGCAGGAATGA
- the acs gene encoding acetate--CoA ligase, with protein MSNDELYSPPENLAKKAWIKNMDEYKEMYDRSINDPEGFWAEQAEQFFWYEKWDKVCDHNYNVKNGKIFIEWFKGAKTNITVNCIDRHLKDRGDQTAIIWEGNEPDEDCTLTYKQLHEEVCKFANVLKKHGAKKGDRISIYMPMIPELAIAMLACARIGAVHSIVFGAFSPTSLSDRIVDSSCSLLVTTDGGFRGKKPVPLKENADKAMQMASKQGTDIKQCIVVQRVGDKLETAMQKGRDFWWHDEMKDASPDCEPEKMDAEDPLFILYTSGSTGKPKGAQHNVGGYMMFTALTHKYIFDYQDGDIWWCTADIGWVTGHSYIVYGPLANGATTIMFEGIPTYPDAGRFWAVVDKHKVTQFYTAPTAIRALISHGEDIPAKYDLSTLKVLGSVGEPINPEAWRWYHKHIGRGRCPVVDTWWQTETGGILISPLPGATPCKPGSATFPFFGVVPVVIEAETGKVVEGNDVSGVLALSRPWPGQMRTVFGDHERFEENYFKMYPGYYFTGDGCRRDKDGYYWVTGRVDDVINVSGHRIGTAEVESALVLHEKVAEAAVVGFPHDIKGQGIYAYVTLMDGMEYEDGLKKTLIDFVRNEIGAIAAPDVIHWAPGLPKTRSGKIMRRILRKIAADEGDQLGDTSTLADPSVVDQLKESYRKI; from the coding sequence ATGAGCAATGACGAACTTTACAGCCCTCCGGAAAACCTGGCCAAAAAGGCCTGGATCAAAAATATGGATGAGTACAAGGAGATGTATGATCGCTCCATCAACGACCCGGAAGGTTTCTGGGCGGAGCAGGCAGAACAGTTCTTCTGGTACGAGAAGTGGGATAAGGTCTGCGACCACAACTACAACGTCAAGAACGGCAAGATTTTCATCGAGTGGTTCAAGGGTGCCAAGACCAACATCACCGTCAACTGCATCGACCGCCATCTGAAAGATCGTGGCGATCAGACGGCCATCATCTGGGAAGGCAACGAACCGGATGAAGACTGCACGCTGACCTACAAGCAGTTGCATGAAGAGGTCTGCAAGTTCGCCAACGTGCTCAAGAAGCACGGCGCAAAGAAGGGCGACCGTATTTCCATTTACATGCCGATGATCCCCGAGTTGGCCATTGCCATGCTGGCCTGCGCCCGCATCGGGGCCGTCCACTCCATCGTGTTCGGCGCCTTCTCACCGACGTCGCTTTCCGACCGCATTGTCGATTCCTCCTGTTCGCTGCTGGTGACCACCGACGGCGGCTTCCGCGGCAAGAAACCGGTGCCGTTGAAAGAGAATGCCGACAAGGCAATGCAGATGGCGTCGAAACAGGGCACGGACATCAAACAGTGCATCGTCGTCCAGCGTGTCGGCGACAAACTGGAGACCGCCATGCAGAAGGGCCGCGACTTCTGGTGGCACGACGAAATGAAAGACGCCTCCCCGGACTGCGAACCGGAGAAGATGGACGCGGAGGACCCGCTGTTCATCCTCTATACCTCCGGCTCGACCGGCAAACCGAAAGGCGCGCAACACAACGTCGGCGGATACATGATGTTCACCGCGCTCACGCACAAGTACATCTTCGATTACCAAGACGGCGACATCTGGTGGTGCACCGCCGACATCGGCTGGGTGACGGGCCATTCCTACATCGTCTATGGACCGCTGGCCAATGGCGCGACCACGATCATGTTCGAAGGCATCCCGACCTATCCCGATGCCGGCCGTTTCTGGGCGGTGGTGGACAAGCACAAGGTGACGCAGTTCTACACCGCGCCGACGGCCATCCGCGCCCTCATCTCGCACGGCGAAGACATCCCGGCGAAGTACGATCTGTCCACGCTCAAGGTGCTGGGGTCGGTGGGCGAGCCCATCAACCCGGAAGCCTGGCGCTGGTATCACAAACACATCGGTCGCGGCCGCTGCCCGGTGGTCGATACCTGGTGGCAGACCGAGACCGGGGGCATCCTGATCTCGCCCCTGCCGGGTGCGACGCCCTGCAAGCCGGGTTCGGCGACCTTCCCGTTTTTCGGCGTGGTGCCGGTGGTCATCGAGGCGGAGACGGGGAAAGTGGTGGAGGGCAACGACGTCAGCGGCGTGCTGGCGCTCTCCCGGCCCTGGCCCGGACAGATGCGCACGGTGTTCGGCGACCATGAACGCTTCGAGGAAAACTATTTCAAGATGTATCCCGGCTACTACTTCACCGGCGACGGCTGCCGCCGCGATAAGGACGGCTATTACTGGGTGACGGGCCGGGTGGACGACGTCATCAACGTTTCCGGGCACCGCATCGGTACCGCCGAGGTGGAGTCGGCCCTCGTTCTGCATGAGAAGGTGGCGGAGGCGGCGGTGGTCGGGTTCCCGCACGACATAAAAGGGCAGGGCATCTACGCCTACGTCACCCTGATGGATGGGATGGAGTATGAGGATGGGTTGAAAAAGACACTGATCGATTTCGTGCGCAACGAGATCGGCGCTATTGCCGCGCCGGATGTCATCCACTGGGCACCGGGATTGCCGAAGACGCGTTCGGGCAAGATCATGCGCCGCATTTTGCGCAAGATTGCCGCCGATGAAGGCGATCAGTTGGGCGATACCTCGACGCTGGCCGATCCGTCAGTGGTCGATCAACTCAAGGAAAGTTACCGCAAAATCTGA
- a CDS encoding nucleotidyltransferase substrate binding protein, whose translation MEELPPLNVLLTHLNWNLQRMAEMETQARTEYFRNAALQRYGFTFDSALRCIKAYAREQHESCESAEECLRLADSRGWLPKGTDWSEMLDAYVKMQPDSLAQHGDSIFEKLKTYHETFHTLYKRMADRS comes from the coding sequence ATGGAAGAGCTCCCACCACTGAACGTGCTATTGACCCATCTCAACTGGAACCTCCAGCGGATGGCGGAAATGGAAACGCAGGCACGCACGGAATACTTCCGCAACGCAGCGCTGCAACGTTACGGCTTCACCTTTGACAGCGCGCTGCGCTGCATCAAGGCCTATGCCCGCGAGCAGCACGAATCCTGCGAAAGCGCGGAGGAATGCCTGCGCCTGGCCGACAGCCGGGGCTGGCTGCCCAAAGGCACCGATTGGAGCGAGATGCTGGATGCCTACGTAAAAATGCAGCCGGATTCGCTGGCCCAGCACGGCGACAGCATTTTTGAAAAGCTGAAGACCTACCACGAGACCTTCCATACCCTCTACAAACGGATGGCCGACAGGAGCTGA